Proteins co-encoded in one Quercus robur chromosome 8, dhQueRobu3.1, whole genome shotgun sequence genomic window:
- the LOC126696783 gene encoding LOB domain-containing protein 1-like — MGFQVVAQGRAHQPCAACRMLRRKCESDCLLAPYFPAEEAEKFAGVHKVFGASNVIKMIQMVEETSREDAVKAIVYEATARLRDPVYGSAGAIFHLQKMVQELKVQLESISARVLESQAQRDELLGLLRNVNHLDRLVHPINAPVLDEGSFMLDDAALMAYDPVKFPAECDWFLLEE, encoded by the exons atgGGTTTCCAAGTGGTAGCACAAGGCAGGGCTCACCAACCGTGCGCTGCTTGTAGGATGCTACGCCGGAAATGTGAGAGTGATTGCTTGCTTGCGCCATACTTTCCAGCTGAAGAGGCTGAGAAGTTTGCTGGCGTGCATAAAGTATTTGGTGCCAGCAATGTCATCAAAATGATTCAG ATGGTGGAGGAGACAAGCAGGGAGGATGCTGTCAAAGCCATAGTCTATGAAGCAACAGCCAGGCTCAGAGACCCTGTGTATGGCAGTGCTGGAGCTATTTTCCATTTGCAAAAGATGGTTCAGGAACTCAAGGTGCAATTGGAATCTATAAGTGCTCGAGTTCTGGAGTCACAAGCACAAAGAGACGAGCTTTTAGGACTTCTTAGGAATGTCAATCACCTCGATCGTCTTGTCCATCCCATTAATGCCCCAGTGCTTGATGAAGGCAGTTTTATGTTAGATGATGCTGCGTTAATGGCCTATGATCCTGTCAAATTTCCAGCAGAGTGTGACTGGTTTTTATTAGAAGAATAA